From one Lotus japonicus ecotype B-129 chromosome 3, LjGifu_v1.2 genomic stretch:
- the LOC130744693 gene encoding uncharacterized protein LOC130744693: protein MIPGDETESLSCDTPCKSDEDSCVNAEWFTSEFLNDFKCSGIPNHAIKLKVDVPIMLIRNIDQAAGLCNGTRMIVNALTKYIIVATVLNRNKMGETTFIPRMSLTSSNFDIPFKFQR, encoded by the coding sequence ATGATTCCTGGTGATGAAACAGAATCTTTGAGTTGTGATACTCCGTGCAAGTCAGACGAAGATTCATGTGTCAATGCAGAATGGTTCACAtctgaattcttaaatgatttcaaatGCTCTGGAATTCCAAACCATGCAATTAAGCTGAAAGTTGATGTCCCTATCATGCTCATTCGAAACATAGACCAAGCTGCAGGGTTGTGTAATGGCACTCGAATGATAGTCAATgctttgactaaatatataattgttgctactGTTTTAAATAGAAACAAGATGGGAGAAACAACATTTATTCCCAGGATGAGCTTAACTTCATCTAATTTtgacattccattcaaattccagCGCTGA
- the LOC130744694 gene encoding uncharacterized protein LOC130744694, translated as MRKSPLLRSPGWSTSPGGAGIVLQSSTGMVVEQSLCFNFPTTNNQAEYEACIAGLVIARDLGAKEILVCCDSLLVVSQANGEAQAKDPILEQYLAHLKRLASTFSKVEFRHVPRTQNDRADTLAKLASIGKPGLNGTVIQGTLALPYVADPERPVGQVMMPIGTEEDWRTPIIKYLRSGWLPEEKAEAKKLVRRASWYTIVNDDLFKRGFSTPLLKCLAKDRATYVLAEVHEGSCGHHPGGRSLARKVLRAGYYWPTLEKDAADHVKQCDPCQRHADLHNAPPARLSSLVSPWPFHQWGMDLLGPFDTAPGQLKYMVVAVDYYTKWIEAEPLATITSARVQRFFYKNVISRFGVPGVLVTDNGTQFTSKGFRDLLDGLHIKQRFTSVEHPQTNGQAESANRVILRGLRKRLGSAKGDWAE; from the coding sequence ATGAGGAAGAGCCCCCTGCTGAGATCACCTGGGTGGTCAACGTCACCTGGCGGGGCTGGGATCGTATTACAGAGTAGCACCGGGATGGTGGTCGAGCAATCCCTCTGCTTTAACTTCCCAACTACGAACAACCAGGCCGAGTATGAGGCCTGCATTGCGGGACTGGTCATAGCTCGAGACCTGGGGGCTAAGGAGATACTGGTCTGCTGCGATTCTCTTCTAGTCGTCTCGCAAGCGAACGGAGAAGCTCAAGCAAAAGACCCCATCCTGGAGCAGTACTTAGCCCATTTGAAGCGACTGGCTTCAACCTTCTCCAAAGTTGAGTTCCGCCACgtccccagaacccagaatgaTCGTGCAGATACCCTGGCCAAACTGGCCAGCATTGGAAAGCCTGGCCTAAATGGAACCGTCATTCAGGGGACCTTAGCCCTCCCTTATGTGGCAGACCCCGAACGTCCGGTGGGACAAGTTATGATGCCGATCGGTACCGAAGAAGACTGGAGGACCCCGATCATCAAGTATCTCAGATCCGGATGGCTACCCGAAGAGAAGGCTGAAGCCAAAAAGTTGGTAAGGCGCGCCTCCTGGTACACTATCGTTAACGATGATCTCTTCAAGCGGGGATTCTCCACCCCCCTTCTGAAGTGTCTGGCTAAAGACAGAGCAACCTATGTCTtagcggaagtccacgaaggcaGCTGCGGCCACCATCCGGGTGGACGTTCCCTGGCCCGGAAAGTGCTCCGAGCCGGCTATTACTGGCCAACCCTAGAGAAAGACGCGGCAGATCATGTTAAGCAATGCGACCCCTGCCAGAGGCATGCTGATTTGCACAACGCTCCCCCTGCCCGTCTTTCATCACTGGTCAGTCCTTGGCCTTTCCATCAGTGGGGCATGGATCTATTGGGCCCGTTCGACACCGCACCCGGCCAACTCAAGTACATGGTGGTAGCGGTGGATTACTACACCaagtggattgaggccgagCCGCTAGCAACGATTACCTCAGCTCGAGTACAACGCTTCTTCTACAAGAACGTCATCAGCAGGTTCGGAGTCCCCGGAGTCCTAGTCACagacaatgggacccagtttACCTCTAAGGGGTTCAGAGACCTCTTGGATGGGCTGCACATCAAACAGCGTTTCACCTCCGTCGAGCACCCCCAGACGAACGGACAGGCAGAGTCAGCCAACCGGGTCATTCTCAGGGGCCTCCGGAAAAGATTGGGGAGCGCCAAGGGCGACTGGGCCGAATAG
- the LOC130744695 gene encoding uncharacterized protein LOC130744695 produces the protein MQYAGASDPLYCRCFPMSLGKRPMNWFQNLPSNSLHDWNGVVTCFLAQYSSVHSIPKTAQTLALVKQKEKEPLKAFLNRFNKEADDITGLLPDTRLVLATAALAPGPFLTSLDGKPANTLEEFLARAEKFINMQDAATLRAASQTLAIKGPQKMKEHKDQPSTRESRRKGQDERKPKRKKYDSYTPLNSSLSRILREKASADLRDRPPPLLTRGDKLDSKRFCEFHDSPGHNTDECLNLKDKVEELIRAGRLSRYVAVSTGALPRPRSPPPRRTPTPPRHRGRTPPKRRSAERRDRTPPRRQSPERRRSLERRGRSRERRRSPDRHGRDEVRRQHGSNIVDVGSIAGGWAAGGPTNNSRKRSTRVIMSAAGRPRPGSLHPPRQKVAITFTEDDYGEDTGEEDDPIVIEALIGNGKIRRTLIDTGSSADIMFYDAYKSLGLSVKDLLPYDHDLVGFTGDRVLPLGYFDTCLSLGDHRICRNIKARFLVVECPTAYNAILGRPSLNTFRAIISTHHLMLKYPWAGRAVPVRGNLEMARSCYNSSCRLAREERKRKKSKAHDQHDNCHVHHTSILTDLDPRVDPSRDDQRLKPDGESHPIQVGPLPENTTNLARGLPRDLSKRMEKLLLSNGKLFAWSSADMPGIDPPFCSHRLSVDRKYKPVAQKKRQMSAEKQQVIRQQTTELLQAGIIREVKYTTWLSNVVLVKKANGKWHMCVDYTDLNKACPKDPFPLPSIDALVDNSSGYEYLSLMDAYSGYNQIPMHRDDEEKTAFITDRGTYCYTMLPFGLKNAVATYQRMMTRIFGDLMGKSVEVYIDDIIVKTPKGGDHAADLAVVFEQLKKHNMRLNPDKCTFGVRSGKFLGYMLTNRGIELNPDKCQAIMNMKSPRTVKEVQQLAGRMAAIGRFLPKAALRALPLYTLLKKGATFEWSAEADAAFTQLKEILSSPLFWLALSQGRLYTYT, from the coding sequence ATGCAGTATGCTGGGGCCAGCGACCCTTTATACTGCCGATGCTTCCCCATGAGCCTGGGAAAAAGACCCATGAACTGGTTCCAGAATTTACCGAGCAACTCGCTGCACGACTGGAACGGGGTCGTGACCTGCTTTTTAGCCCAGTACTCCTCGGTGCACAGCATACCGAAGACCGCGCAGACTCTAGCTTTGGTTAAGCAAAAAGAGAAGGAACCTCTGAAAGCATTTCTCAATCGGTTCAACAAAGAGGCCGACGATATCACCGGTCTCCTCCCCGACACTAGATTGGTCCTGGCTACCGCAGCCCTTGCACCAGGACCGTTCCTGACCTCGCTGGACGGCAAGCCAGCCAACACTCTAGAGGAATTTCTAGCTCGAGCAGAGAAATTCATAAATATGCAGGATGCCGCGACCCTAAGAGCCGCGAGTCAGACACTCGCGATCAAAGGACCACAGAAGATGAAGGAACATAAGGACCAACCTTCAACCCGGGAGTCCCGACGGAAGGGTCAGGACGAACGGAAGCCGAAACGGAAGAAATATGATAGTTATACcccactgaactcctccctctcACGTATCCTGAGGGAGAAAGCCTCAGCCGACCTCAGAGACCGCCCACCCCCACTCCTGACGAGGGGGGACAAGCTAGATTCCAAGAGATTCTGCGAGTTCCACGACAGCCCGGGCCACAACACCGACGAGTGCCTGAACCTCAAGGACAAGGTGGAGGAACTGATCAGAGCAGGAAGACTGTCCAGGTATGTAGCTGTGTCGACGGGGGCCCTCCCGCGCCCGCGCTCGCCACCCCCGAGGCGGACACCGACCCCCCCAAGGCACCGAGGCCGGACTCCTCCCAAGCGCCGATCGGCAGAACGACGAGACAGAACTCCACCGCGTCGCCAAAGCCCCGAGCGTCGCCGGAGCCTCGAGCGTCGCGGACGAAGCCGAGAACGGAGAAGAAGCCCCGACCGCCACGGCCGGGATGAAGTCAGAAGACAACATGGAAGCAATATAGTCGACGTCGGTTCAATAGCAGGAGGATGGGCCGCAGGCGGGCCCACCAACAACAGCCGGAAGAGGAGTACCCGCGTCATCATGTCCGCGGCTGGACGGCCCCGACCAGGGTCCCTCCACCCCCCAAGGCAGAAGGTGGCCATAACCTTCACGGAGGACGATTACGGCGAGGACACCGGCGAAGAAGACGACCCTATTGTCATTGAAGCCCTGATCGGCAACGGTAAGATCCGAAGGACACTCATCGATACAGGTAGTTCtgctgacattatgttttatgatgcTTACAAGAGCTTAGGACTATCTGTGAAGGATCTGCTCCCCTACGACCATGATTTGGTCGGGTTCACAGGGGACAGAGTCCTACCCTTAGGATATTTTGATACTTGCCTTTCCTTGGGAGATCACAGAATTTGCAGGAATATAAAGGCCCGCTTTCTGGTGGTGGAGTGTCCAACAGCGTACAACGCCATTCTTGGCCGTCCAAGCCTCAACACCTTCAGGGCTATCATATCCACCCACCACCTAATGCTTAAGTACCCCTGGGCAGGAAGGGCGGTACCCGTACGCGGCAACCTGGAAATGGCGAGGAGCTGCTACAACTCCAGCTGCAGACTGGCCAGggaggaaagaaagagaaagaagtcCAAAGCGCACGACCAGCACGACAACTGTCACGTTCACCACACCAGTATCCTGACCGACCTCGACCCCCGCGTGGACCCGTCCAGAGACGATCAGCGCCTCAAACCCGACGGGGAGTCCCACCCCATCCAGGTCGGTCCCCTTCCAGAGAACACCACCAACCTAGCTCGGGGTCTTCCCAGAGACCTCTCCAAACGGATGGAAAAATTACTACTTTCCAATGGGAAGCTGTTTGCCTGGTCGTCAGCAGATATGCCTGGCATCGACCCCCCGTTCTGCAGCCACAGACTTTCAGTCGACCGGAAGTACAAACCAGTCGCTCAGAAGAAAAGGCAAATGAGCGCCGAGAAGCAGCAGGTTATTCGGCAACAGACCACAGAATTGCTTCAGGCCGGGATCATTCGGGAGGTCAAGTACACAACCTGGCTCTCCAATGTGGTCTTGGTCAAGAAGGCAAACGGGAAGTGGCACATGTGCGTCGACTACACTGACCTCAACAAGGCTTGCCCCAAGGACCCGTTTCCCCTACCGAGCATTGATGCACTGGTCGACAACTCCTCGGGATACGAATACCTCTCTCTTATGGATGCctattcaggctacaaccagaTTCCCATGCATAGGGACGATGAAGAGAAAACTGCCTTCATCACCGACCGGGGCACCTACTGTTACACTATGCTGCCCTTCGGCCTCAAGAACGCAGTGGCAACCTACCAAAGGATGATGACCCGAATCTTCGGGGACCTAATGGGAAAATCGGTCGAAGTCTACATCGATGATATCATTGTCAAGACCCCGAAGGGAGGAGACCACGCAGCTGACCTCGCTGTCGTTTTCGAGCAGTTAAAGAAGCACAACATGCGCCTGAACCCTGACAAGTGTACTTTTGGCGTTCGAAGCGGGAAGTTTCTGGGGTATATGCTCACCAATCGCGGCATTGAGTTGAACCCTGATAAATGTCAGGCGATCATGAATATGAAGAGCCCGCGCACGGTCAAAGAAGTCCAACAACTGGCTGGTCGAATGGCTGCGATCGGCCGATTTTTGCCAAAGGCTGCTCTCCGGGCCCTACCTCTTTACACCCTCCTGAAAAAAGGAGCAACTTTTGAGTGGTCGGCAGAGGCCGACGCAGCATTCACTCAGCTGAAAGAGATCCTCTCTTCCCCCCTATTCTGGCTAGCCCTAAGCCAGGGGAGACTCTATACCTATACCTAG